Proteins from one Xenorhabdus griffiniae genomic window:
- a CDS encoding ShlB/FhaC/HecB family hemolysin secretion/activation protein yields MVIGYWLFNYQYSKNESYQDIPINYFGALRYIGKGRSHSVSANRTLYRDGKQKLGLNAGFTSRKTENILGDYKLSSGANLNTLYLGFNYSSALLGGYFRFNPTITKGLSTLGATKDDNFKNTPKSKFHKFSGSLSYYKPLTNDIYYFTSAYGQYSLKNLYSSERLSIGGLYSVRGFKERYITGNSGGYWRNELNWKMITIPKLGEFSLNGSLDTGWLKEEIAKSSEGGNLTGTSLGLTLNNSISNYSITIGKPINYPKYLKPDNLVIYWSASINF; encoded by the coding sequence ATGGTTATTGGTTATTGGTTATTTAATTACCAATATTCAAAAAATGAATCATATCAAGACATTCCTATAAATTATTTCGGGGCATTACGTTATATAGGTAAAGGTCGGTCACATTCTGTATCAGCAAATAGAACTTTATATAGAGATGGGAAACAAAAGTTAGGTTTGAATGCCGGTTTTACTTCCCGTAAAACTGAAAATATTCTAGGAGATTATAAATTATCTAGTGGAGCAAATTTAAATACTTTATATCTGGGTTTTAATTACAGCTCTGCTTTATTAGGAGGATATTTTAGATTTAATCCTACAATAACCAAAGGGTTATCTACATTAGGGGCTACTAAAGATGATAATTTTAAAAATACACCTAAAAGTAAATTTCATAAATTTAGTGGTAGTTTAAGTTATTACAAACCTTTAACTAACGATATTTATTATTTTACTTCTGCTTATGGGCAATATAGTTTAAAGAATCTTTATTCTAGTGAAAGATTGTCTATAGGGGGGTTGTATTCGGTCAGAGGATTTAAAGAACGATATATCACAGGAAATTCTGGAGGATATTGGAGAAACGAACTTAATTGGAAAATGATAACTATTCCAAAATTGGGTGAATTTTCTTTGAACGGTTCATTGGATACTGGCTGGCTTAAAGAAGAAATAGCTAAATCTTCAGAAGGAGGTAATTTAACAGGAACTTCATTAGGGTTAACTCTAAATAATAGTATAAGTAATTATTCAATTACAATTGGAAAGCCTATAAATTATCCTAAATATCTTAAACCGGATAATTTAGTTATATATTGGTCTGCTTCAATTAATTTCTAA
- a CDS encoding ShlB/FhaC/HecB family hemolysin secretion/activation protein — protein sequence MVFPNIKEKILNLRDIEQGLDQLNRLQSYQVKIDIRPSDKVGYSDIVLEKISSRLPLNIGFGLDNSGQKSKGRDQLNVSLQLDNVLRLADSWSFYGNKDIDFKGNHKTWYISSNISIPYGYWLLVI from the coding sequence ATGGTTTTTCCCAATATAAAAGAAAAAATACTTAATTTAAGAGATATTGAACAAGGGTTAGATCAATTAAATAGATTACAATCTTATCAAGTTAAAATAGATATCAGACCTTCTGATAAAGTAGGGTATTCTGATATTGTATTAGAAAAAATTTCATCTAGATTACCTTTAAATATAGGTTTTGGTTTAGATAACAGCGGACAAAAAAGTAAAGGTAGAGATCAGCTTAATGTTTCTTTACAGTTAGATAATGTATTACGCTTAGCTGATTCTTGGTCATTTTACGGTAATAAAGATATTGATTTCAAAGGTAATCATAAAACTTGGTACATTTCTTCAAATATAAGTATTCCTTATGGTTATTGGTTATTGGTTATTTAA
- a CDS encoding filamentous hemagglutinin N-terminal domain-containing protein: protein MTKFKKSKIFTKTLVSSFISFASITAFANPIIPDNSQTQVQNVNNVPVVNIANPNGAGVSHNLYKEFNVETRGAVLNNSTNGVNSQLAGYLNKNPNLSNSAKVIINEVVGGNQSQLLGKLEVAGNKANVLISNQNGIVINGASFVNSDSISLNTGKVALRPDGALQGTKVANGKITIGERGLDATGANSVALISRALELNGKINAKSLFIQTGGNETDYKNKPQFAIDTKALGGMYANNIQISSTENGLGINLGNLQSVGNNGIGISIISSGPVRFISDIKSKKHISSFAPQHFTQNNAQITSSEGLVFIQDGNPYGTIFNK, encoded by the coding sequence ATGACAAAATTTAAGAAATCTAAAATTTTCACAAAAACGCTAGTAAGTTCTTTTATTTCTTTTGCAAGTATAACAGCTTTTGCTAATCCAATAATCCCAGATAATTCACAAACACAAGTCCAAAATGTTAACAATGTACCTGTTGTTAATATAGCTAATCCAAATGGTGCTGGAGTTTCTCATAATCTTTATAAAGAGTTTAACGTAGAAACTCGTGGAGCTGTTTTAAATAACTCTACAAATGGAGTAAACTCTCAGCTAGCGGGTTATTTAAATAAAAATCCTAACTTGAGTAATTCTGCTAAGGTTATTATTAATGAAGTAGTTGGTGGTAATCAATCTCAACTTTTAGGGAAACTAGAAGTAGCTGGTAATAAAGCTAATGTATTAATATCTAACCAAAACGGCATTGTAATTAACGGAGCCAGTTTTGTTAATTCAGATAGTATAAGTTTAAATACCGGTAAAGTTGCTCTAAGACCAGATGGAGCATTACAAGGTACTAAGGTAGCTAATGGTAAAATTACTATTGGTGAAAGAGGATTAGATGCCACTGGTGCAAATTCGGTTGCTCTTATAAGTAGAGCTCTTGAATTGAATGGTAAAATTAATGCGAAAAGTCTTTTTATACAAACAGGTGGTAATGAAACAGATTACAAAAACAAACCTCAGTTTGCAATTGATACTAAAGCTCTAGGTGGTATGTATGCTAATAACATTCAGATATCCTCTACTGAAAATGGACTTGGTATTAATCTAGGTAATTTACAAAGTGTTGGAAATAATGGCATTGGCATTTCCATAATATCTAGTGGTCCGGTACGATTTATTAGCGATATTAAGAGTAAAAAACATATCTCATCCTTTGCTCCTCAACATTTTACTCAAAATAATGCACAGATCACATCTAGTGAAGGGCTAGTTTTTATACAAGATGGAAATCCCTACGGCACTATATTTAATAAATAA
- a CDS encoding POTRA domain-containing protein — MTVKKIIKLFLYTILVFSSKTIAVPYKLSNINPVDQEILKQKQKDILSDSQKQQDLGSDLKVVKPKESPILSNNLPCQIITSISINNALHFPKSNQENLIKENIFNCMTSKDISSLIDEISAYYMEIGFITSRAFLRQ, encoded by the coding sequence ATGACAGTCAAAAAAATTATCAAACTCTTCCTCTATACAATTCTAGTATTTTCTTCGAAAACTATAGCTGTACCTTATAAATTATCTAATATTAACCCCGTAGATCAAGAAATTCTTAAACAAAAACAAAAAGATATATTAAGTGATTCTCAGAAACAGCAAGACCTAGGTTCAGATCTTAAAGTAGTTAAACCAAAAGAATCTCCTATTTTAAGTAATAATCTACCTTGTCAAATAATTACTAGTATCTCTATTAATAACGCCTTACATTTTCCAAAATCAAATCAAGAAAATTTAATAAAGGAAAATATTTTCAATTGTATGACATCTAAAGATATTTCTTCTTTAATTGATGAAATATCCGCTTATTATATGGAAATAGGTTTTATTACTTCAAGAGCTTTTTTAAGGCAGTAA
- a CDS encoding non-ribosomal peptide synthetase, translating into MNYPEKLKSFPLSEAQRSRWFQYQIDPDKRGQNNSAFCARIKGLTAKRLEEALNKLVQRHPMLRASFGLHHGELGYCIADSANITLAVQDAQHLSEETLKQRVHDDCWHMFDLAHPLRVYASWYQCNQQESVMVLTFDHLAVDGWSYWMLLDELDALLSAKPLEPAPENSFHDYVEWQQQWLKSTSAKKQQQFWQNTLAGDLAVSQWPPKNSPLPATGKISLKKIINQSLTHKLQTLALKYDNSLFAVFLAAYQILLSRYTAVDDVIIGSILPGRGRARWGKLVGEFINPVALRCQINRDMTVQEHITQAMKTIRQGIENQKYPFTKILEQLKLQRNAEVHPVFQTVMIFQKARYIGDLTTLWMAEDDDITVQWGNAELRPFPYPLYADVPVPLMINVLESGEHIGYTFYYDTAIFDAAFISQLMQNLLTLLEAMVNDEQQTIDRLPLMDEQARQKILHDFNNTDKPFPQHALIHQFIEQQAARNPTAIALLYENTQLSYMELNQRANQLAHALVATGIHPDDRVAVCMERSLDMVISLLGILKAGAAYVPLDPEYPTDRLAYILSDSEPVILLTHHGLQEQLPVTEIPVWFLDNPTVQANITRQDNDNLEAAYLGLTSRHLAYVLYTSGSTGLPKGVMNEHRGVVNRLLWAQEAYQLTPHDRVLQKTPFSFDVSVWEFFLPLMVGAQLVMARPGGHKEPHYLLEEIERRHITTIHFVPSMLQSFLHYIPAGRCLSLRQILCSGEALPYALQQHCLSHLPHSELHNLYGPTEAAIDVTAWQCVPDRYIGQVPIGQPIANIQIYILDTHGEAVPIGMAGEIYIGGVGVARGYLNLPELTAERFINDPFNADPDARLYKTGDLGRWLPDGSIAYLGRNDFQVKIRGLRIELGEIETCLTQCAGIREAVVIARDNGPHDKRLVAYLIPNQDSTPSISQLREQLSRTLADYMIPAAFVVMEAFPLSPNGKLDRKALPAPDHTAMSSREYAAPESETETQLAAIWQTLLGLDRVSRYDNFFELGGHSLLVLQLQSQIKQTFDVELSIHQLFSHPTLCQLEECIIDSLLLQFDSESLQDVYKSMN; encoded by the coding sequence ATGAATTACCCTGAAAAATTGAAATCATTCCCTTTATCAGAAGCTCAACGCAGCCGCTGGTTTCAATATCAAATTGACCCTGACAAACGCGGTCAAAATAATAGTGCATTTTGTGCACGCATTAAAGGATTAACGGCCAAGCGTTTAGAAGAAGCTCTCAATAAACTGGTACAAAGACATCCGATGCTGCGGGCAAGTTTTGGACTACACCACGGCGAATTAGGTTATTGCATCGCAGACAGCGCTAATATCACACTTGCAGTACAGGATGCTCAACATCTTAGCGAAGAAACGCTTAAACAGCGTGTTCACGACGATTGCTGGCATATGTTTGACCTGGCCCATCCGTTGCGGGTTTATGCCAGCTGGTATCAATGCAATCAACAAGAAAGTGTCATGGTCTTGACCTTTGATCATCTGGCCGTTGATGGCTGGTCTTATTGGATGCTGTTAGATGAACTTGATGCTCTGCTGTCGGCAAAACCCCTGGAACCCGCACCAGAAAATAGTTTCCACGATTATGTGGAATGGCAACAACAATGGCTAAAAAGTACCAGCGCTAAAAAACAACAACAATTCTGGCAAAACACATTGGCGGGGGATTTAGCTGTCTCACAATGGCCACCGAAAAACAGCCCCCTGCCCGCCACAGGAAAAATATCGTTAAAGAAAATCATTAACCAGTCACTGACGCACAAGCTGCAAACATTAGCACTAAAATATGACAACAGCCTATTTGCTGTTTTTCTGGCTGCTTACCAAATTCTTCTCAGCCGTTATACCGCAGTGGATGACGTCATTATCGGTTCTATCTTGCCGGGCAGAGGCCGTGCACGTTGGGGAAAATTAGTCGGCGAATTTATCAATCCGGTTGCTTTACGCTGCCAGATAAACCGTGATATGACCGTACAGGAACATATCACACAAGCGATGAAGACTATTCGGCAGGGTATTGAAAACCAGAAATATCCGTTCACCAAGATACTGGAACAACTAAAACTGCAACGCAATGCAGAGGTTCACCCCGTTTTCCAGACAGTCATGATATTCCAAAAAGCCAGATATATCGGTGACCTGACTACCCTCTGGATGGCTGAAGATGACGATATCACGGTACAGTGGGGAAATGCAGAGTTACGACCTTTCCCATATCCCCTCTATGCCGATGTCCCCGTTCCATTGATGATAAATGTCTTAGAATCTGGCGAGCATATTGGTTATACCTTTTATTACGACACGGCAATATTTGACGCAGCATTCATCTCCCAGCTTATGCAAAACCTTTTGACTCTGCTGGAAGCGATGGTAAACGACGAACAACAGACAATTGATCGTTTGCCATTGATGGATGAACAGGCACGTCAGAAAATCCTTCATGATTTTAACAATACGGATAAGCCCTTCCCGCAACACGCCTTAATCCATCAATTTATTGAGCAACAAGCAGCACGCAACCCAACTGCCATTGCACTGCTATATGAGAATACGCAGCTCAGTTATATGGAATTGAATCAGCGGGCTAACCAGCTAGCTCATGCCCTTGTCGCAACGGGAATTCATCCCGATGATCGCGTCGCCGTTTGCATGGAGCGTAGTTTGGATATGGTCATTAGTCTGTTGGGGATTTTGAAAGCGGGGGCGGCTTATGTGCCACTCGATCCGGAATATCCCACAGACAGGCTCGCTTATATCCTGTCAGACAGTGAACCTGTGATCCTGCTAACTCATCATGGCTTGCAAGAACAACTGCCCGTGACTGAAATTCCTGTCTGGTTTTTAGATAATCCCACCGTTCAGGCTAATATTACCCGCCAGGATAATGATAACTTAGAGGCCGCTTATTTAGGGCTGACATCACGTCATCTGGCCTATGTCCTCTATACCTCTGGCTCAACCGGACTCCCCAAAGGGGTGATGAATGAGCATCGCGGCGTGGTTAACCGTTTGCTTTGGGCGCAAGAAGCTTATCAATTAACCCCACACGATCGCGTCTTACAAAAAACGCCGTTTAGTTTTGATGTTTCCGTCTGGGAATTCTTCCTTCCCCTGATGGTTGGGGCGCAATTAGTGATGGCTCGCCCCGGTGGTCATAAAGAACCGCATTATTTATTGGAAGAGATAGAACGCCGTCATATCACGACGATCCACTTTGTGCCCTCCATGTTGCAAAGTTTTCTCCATTACATTCCGGCCGGACGCTGCCTTTCCCTACGCCAAATTTTATGCAGTGGGGAAGCGCTGCCTTATGCCTTGCAACAACACTGTCTTTCTCACTTGCCTCACAGTGAACTGCATAATTTATATGGCCCCACGGAGGCCGCCATTGATGTCACGGCCTGGCAATGTGTTCCGGATCGCTATATCGGACAAGTGCCGATTGGACAGCCTATTGCCAATATCCAAATCTATATTCTCGATACTCATGGAGAAGCCGTTCCAATTGGTATGGCGGGGGAAATTTATATCGGTGGAGTGGGTGTCGCCCGTGGTTATTTAAACCTGCCTGAATTAACCGCTGAACGTTTTATTAACGACCCATTTAATGCCGATCCTGATGCTCGTCTGTATAAAACTGGCGATCTGGGACGTTGGCTACCAGATGGCAGTATCGCCTATCTGGGACGCAACGACTTTCAAGTCAAAATTCGCGGATTGCGTATTGAGCTGGGTGAAATTGAAACTTGCCTGACCCAGTGTGCGGGCATTCGTGAAGCGGTGGTGATTGCCCGTGACAATGGACCCCATGACAAACGACTGGTTGCCTATTTGATCCCAAATCAGGATAGCACCCCAAGCATTTCTCAACTGCGTGAGCAATTAAGCCGCACTCTCGCCGATTACATGATACCGGCTGCCTTTGTGGTAATGGAGGCGTTTCCTCTCTCGCCAAATGGCAAACTCGATCGCAAAGCTCTGCCTGCTCCCGATCACACAGCGATGTCAAGTCGTGAATATGCGGCTCCAGAAAGCGAAACCGAAACGCAATTGGCCGCCATTTGGCAAACATTATTGGGGCTGGATCGGGTAAGTCGCTATGACAACTTCTTTGAGCTAGGTGGTCATTCTCTGTTAGTGCTACAGCTACAGTCGCAAATAAAACAAACATTTGATGTTGAATTATCTATTCATCAACTGTTTTCCCACCCAACCCTCTGTCAACTTGAAGAATGCATTATTGACTCTCTATTGCTGCAATTCGATTCAGAGTCTCTGCAAGATGTTTATAAATCAATGAATTAG
- a CDS encoding cyclic peptide export ABC transporter, whose protein sequence is MTLIAYLYRQSWVLLLVSTISALISGFAGASIVGMISQGVTEEINLITFLWSFFGICFIFFITKTVSEITLSHLAQSTVFSLRLSLSNKILRAPLKKLHKLGRHGLLAVLTKDVDVFVHSFMLAPSVFGNITLIIACFGYLAWMSWQLFLILAALSLIGMYVFYLWEKYPLQLMTDMRDQIDKIYLNFQSLIDGSKELQLNKQKGNLFIDKVIAPAAKVFQEICIKANSSYAWVINASSVTFYVMIGIIIFVVPIWLPQEPSTLVTVSLLVLFLSGPISEVIGAIPELREAEVSLNKMRRLDSQLEEALSAQIEGPNPFNKQQAIEIELKDVIHHYTTDKEDRQFALGPLSLKISQGEIVFIVGGNGSGKTTLAMLLVGLFEQESGTISLNGVEVTPANNEHYRQHFAAVFSDYHLFEQLLNSDANVTEKATHYIEALNMAHKVKIVDGGFSTTNLSAGQRKRLALVSAYLEDRPIYLFDEWAADQDPVFKRLFYTELLPELKARGKTVLVISHDDAYFNISDRIIKLEDGHIKEVDHKDHYIQ, encoded by the coding sequence ATGACTCTAATAGCTTATTTATATCGTCAATCTTGGGTATTACTGTTGGTATCGACAATAAGCGCATTAATTAGTGGGTTTGCCGGTGCTTCGATAGTTGGGATGATCAGTCAAGGAGTAACAGAAGAAATTAACCTGATTACATTTCTTTGGAGCTTTTTTGGTATCTGTTTTATTTTTTTTATTACTAAGACTGTGTCAGAAATTACATTATCGCATTTAGCCCAATCCACGGTTTTTTCATTACGTCTAAGTTTAAGTAATAAAATTTTGCGGGCACCACTTAAAAAACTACATAAACTTGGGCGGCACGGTCTATTGGCGGTTTTAACCAAAGATGTCGATGTTTTTGTACACTCCTTTATGTTGGCCCCCTCTGTTTTTGGTAATATCACCCTAATCATAGCCTGTTTTGGTTATTTAGCCTGGATGTCATGGCAACTGTTTCTCATTTTAGCGGCACTTAGCCTTATCGGTATGTATGTGTTTTATCTATGGGAAAAATATCCATTACAATTAATGACAGATATGCGTGATCAAATAGATAAAATATACCTTAATTTCCAAAGCCTGATTGATGGCAGTAAAGAGCTGCAACTCAATAAACAAAAAGGAAATCTTTTCATTGATAAAGTGATTGCACCTGCTGCCAAAGTGTTCCAGGAGATCTGTATTAAAGCGAACTCCAGCTATGCTTGGGTGATTAATGCCAGTTCTGTAACATTTTATGTCATGATTGGTATTATTATTTTTGTTGTTCCGATTTGGCTTCCCCAGGAACCATCAACATTGGTGACTGTATCGTTGCTTGTTCTCTTCTTATCAGGCCCAATCAGTGAAGTTATTGGCGCAATTCCGGAGCTGAGAGAGGCGGAAGTTTCATTAAATAAAATGCGGCGTCTTGACAGCCAACTGGAAGAAGCCCTGTCGGCACAAATTGAAGGTCCCAACCCATTTAACAAACAGCAAGCCATCGAGATTGAGCTGAAAGATGTTATCCACCATTACACAACGGATAAAGAAGATCGCCAGTTTGCACTCGGTCCATTAAGTTTAAAAATATCGCAAGGTGAAATTGTTTTTATTGTCGGTGGGAATGGCAGTGGGAAAACAACTCTTGCTATGTTGCTTGTTGGCCTGTTTGAGCAAGAATCCGGTACTATCTCATTAAATGGTGTGGAAGTTACACCAGCAAATAATGAACATTATCGTCAACATTTTGCGGCCGTTTTTTCTGATTACCATCTATTTGAGCAGTTACTCAATAGCGATGCGAATGTCACCGAAAAAGCAACACATTATATTGAAGCATTAAATATGGCGCACAAAGTTAAAATTGTTGATGGCGGATTTTCCACCACAAATCTTTCCGCAGGTCAACGGAAGCGACTGGCTTTAGTTTCAGCTTACCTGGAAGACCGCCCTATTTATCTGTTTGATGAGTGGGCCGCCGACCAGGACCCTGTGTTTAAACGCTTATTCTATACTGAACTACTGCCGGAATTAAAAGCCAGAGGTAAAACTGTCCTGGTTATTAGTCATGACGATGCTTACTTTAATATATCTGACCGCATTATTAAATTAGAGGATGGTCATATTAAAGAAGTTGATCACAAGGACCATTATATTCAATAA